From a region of the Roseivirga sp. 4D4 genome:
- a CDS encoding alpha/beta hydrolase family protein has translation MKTNILTILCLLISVTAFGQKKTLDHPDFDIWNTIENQRISRNGEFIMYSLEKGEEDNFLKIKDTNGNMVFEYDRGYSGQFTYYSDFAVFTIKPWQSSIRELKRQKTKSDDMPKDSLGILNLKTKALVKIPMVRNFRMPQKWGGFLAYQLDANAVASDKGEKPSGKNGYHTIIRNLNNGQQDTLKYVKKYAFAKDGQALTYVSGPLNLETPGVYIDELKGEGPKQIFSAKKAEYPQMSISASGEHVSFVADLDTTKALVRPNALYSWSKGMDTAEKLVDKESAPDGYRVSADRSISYAEDESKLYFGLGTPPILQDTSLLDEEIVNVEVWTYDEPRLYTVQELQLENDRRKSYLATIHLNKGNQMVQLATTELPNVSLGDEGNAKLALASTSAPYELQRQWEGGSYSDYSLVDVETGAVKSAFKKVRGQVRLSPGGNYAYGYSAADSAWFAYNLNTENYRSLTKGEVFYNELNDSPNFPSAYGSAGWTEDDKSILIYDRYDIWEYNPETGEGERITKGREQGMTYRYVTLDNEARFIDKKEKWLLTTFNNENKHSGYYELNPRNGRGKQLLEGPFRYGRPVKAQDADHVMFTKESFVEFPNIHVSDLSFKETTQVSDANPQQSEYNWGTSELVHWTSLDGKPLTGMLIKPENFDPNKKYPMIVNFYEKSSDGVFGHRPPAAGRSTISYSWYTSRGYVIFNPDVHYRIGYPGESALNSVVPGVTSLIEKGFIDKDNIGVQGHSWGGYQIAYLVTKTDIFKAAESGAPVPNMISAYGGIRWWTGLSRQFQYEHTQSRIGGTPWEYPARYIENSPIFNIDKINTPLLIMHNDADGHVPWYQGIEFFVSLRRLGKPSWFLNYNGEPHWPLKRQNRKDFNVRMAQFFDYYLKGAPKPVWMERGVPAIEKGINQGLELTNHR, from the coding sequence ATGAAAACCAATATCCTAACCATCCTTTGTCTACTTATCTCCGTTACGGCTTTTGGACAAAAGAAAACACTCGACCATCCTGATTTTGATATCTGGAATACCATAGAAAATCAGCGTATCTCCCGAAATGGAGAGTTCATTATGTATTCGCTGGAAAAAGGGGAAGAAGATAACTTCCTGAAAATAAAAGATACCAATGGAAATATGGTGTTTGAATATGATCGTGGATATAGCGGCCAGTTCACCTATTATAGTGACTTTGCAGTATTCACTATTAAACCTTGGCAGTCATCAATAAGGGAATTGAAAAGACAAAAAACCAAGAGTGATGATATGCCAAAAGACTCTTTGGGCATCCTAAACCTAAAGACAAAAGCTTTGGTGAAGATTCCGATGGTAAGGAATTTTAGAATGCCTCAGAAGTGGGGTGGCTTTTTAGCATATCAACTGGATGCCAATGCGGTGGCTTCTGATAAAGGGGAAAAACCCAGTGGCAAGAACGGTTACCATACCATCATTAGAAATCTAAATAATGGTCAGCAAGACACACTGAAATATGTTAAGAAATATGCTTTTGCCAAAGATGGACAAGCACTTACCTATGTATCAGGCCCGCTGAATTTGGAGACACCTGGGGTATATATTGATGAACTCAAAGGAGAAGGTCCAAAACAGATATTTTCAGCCAAGAAGGCAGAATATCCACAAATGAGTATTAGTGCTTCGGGAGAACATGTGTCCTTTGTGGCTGACTTAGACACTACGAAAGCTCTGGTGAGGCCGAATGCTTTGTATTCATGGTCGAAAGGAATGGATACGGCTGAAAAACTGGTAGATAAGGAGAGTGCTCCTGATGGCTATCGCGTATCGGCCGATCGATCCATTAGCTATGCAGAGGATGAGTCGAAGCTCTACTTCGGCTTAGGAACTCCTCCCATTTTGCAAGACACTTCCCTGCTCGATGAGGAAATCGTGAATGTTGAGGTTTGGACTTATGACGAACCGAGACTCTATACGGTTCAAGAATTACAGCTGGAGAACGATCGGAGAAAGTCTTACCTGGCAACGATCCACCTAAATAAAGGGAATCAAATGGTTCAGCTGGCCACCACGGAATTACCCAATGTGTCCTTGGGCGATGAGGGAAATGCCAAGCTTGCTTTGGCCAGTACATCTGCGCCTTATGAACTACAAAGGCAATGGGAAGGTGGCTCTTATAGTGACTACAGCCTAGTTGATGTTGAAACTGGAGCCGTTAAGTCTGCTTTTAAAAAGGTAAGAGGTCAGGTGCGCTTAAGTCCTGGTGGAAACTATGCTTATGGGTATAGTGCTGCTGATAGTGCTTGGTTTGCTTATAATTTGAATACAGAGAACTACCGATCGCTTACGAAAGGAGAGGTGTTTTATAACGAATTAAATGATTCACCGAACTTTCCGAGCGCCTATGGATCAGCAGGATGGACGGAAGATGATAAAAGTATCTTGATCTATGATCGATATGATATTTGGGAATACAATCCTGAAACCGGTGAGGGAGAAAGAATTACAAAAGGTCGTGAACAAGGCATGACGTATCGCTATGTGACTTTGGATAATGAAGCGCGATTTATTGACAAGAAAGAGAAATGGTTGCTGACCACTTTCAATAATGAGAATAAGCATAGCGGATATTATGAGTTGAACCCAAGGAATGGCAGAGGAAAACAGCTTTTAGAAGGACCTTTCAGATATGGCCGACCAGTAAAAGCACAAGATGCTGATCATGTAATGTTTACCAAAGAGTCGTTTGTAGAGTTTCCAAACATTCATGTTTCCGACCTTTCTTTTAAGGAAACAACCCAAGTTTCCGATGCTAACCCACAGCAATCGGAATACAACTGGGGAACTTCGGAGCTTGTCCATTGGACTTCTTTAGATGGAAAGCCATTGACAGGAATGTTGATTAAGCCAGAGAACTTCGACCCTAATAAGAAGTACCCGATGATTGTGAACTTCTATGAGAAGAGTTCGGATGGCGTTTTTGGACATAGGCCTCCGGCAGCCGGGCGTTCTACGATTAGCTATAGCTGGTATACAAGCAGGGGCTATGTCATTTTCAATCCTGATGTGCATTACCGTATTGGTTACCCAGGGGAGAGTGCGTTGAATAGTGTGGTGCCGGGTGTTACTTCATTGATTGAGAAGGGTTTCATCGACAAGGACAATATTGGTGTGCAAGGCCATAGCTGGGGAGGCTATCAAATTGCTTACTTGGTTACCAAGACTGACATCTTTAAAGCAGCAGAATCAGGTGCTCCCGTGCCTAACATGATCAGTGCTTATGGTGGTATTCGTTGGTGGACAGGATTAAGTCGTCAGTTTCAATATGAGCATACCCAAAGTAGAATTGGGGGAACGCCTTGGGAGTACCCAGCACGATACATTGAGAATTCTCCAATTTTCAATATCGACAAGATCAATACACCACTATTGATTATGCATAATGATGCCGATGGTCACGTACCATGGTATCAGGGTATTGAGTTCTTTGTTTCCTTGAGAAGATTAGGAAAGCCTTCGTGGTTCCTCAACTATAATGGAGAACCTCACTGGCCATTGAAACGACAGAACAGAAAAGACTTTAATGTGCGAATGGCGCAGTTCTTCGACTATTACCTAAAGGGTGCTCCAAAACCTGTATGGATGGAAAGAGGAGTTCCGGCAATAGAAAAGGGTATTAATCAAGGCTTGGAACTTACTAATCACAGGTAG
- a CDS encoding DUF6090 family protein: MKSTRYLKYAFGEILLVVIGILIAFQVNNWNEGRKQRIEETKLLQSIKVDFEQTKATLQALNIRREESLSNFKRLIEVRNSGDFSNELHIDTLLAKATFTPTYNGNTSSIAIVINSGKINLLSNDSLKSMLLAWPSQIENLIERELDAKVVTNEEWVPFAQRYTSVNDWFKNYSFPAPSKERESKVSKDYKGLFNDRRFENTITKLELLYIAAKSRTNGLINSTNSIIEIIDEDLENR, from the coding sequence ATGAAAAGCACCAGGTACCTGAAATATGCCTTTGGTGAGATTTTACTTGTAGTGATCGGTATCCTTATCGCATTCCAGGTTAACAATTGGAATGAAGGAAGAAAGCAAAGAATTGAAGAGACAAAGCTTCTTCAAAGCATCAAAGTAGACTTTGAACAAACGAAAGCCACACTACAAGCCTTGAACATCAGAAGAGAGGAATCACTCTCTAACTTCAAAAGACTCATTGAGGTGAGAAATTCAGGTGACTTCTCCAATGAATTGCACATTGATACGCTATTGGCTAAGGCCACCTTCACCCCAACTTACAATGGCAACACCAGTTCTATTGCTATTGTGATCAACTCTGGCAAAATCAATCTATTGAGCAATGATTCATTGAAATCGATGCTGCTGGCCTGGCCATCGCAAATAGAGAATTTGATTGAAAGGGAATTGGATGCCAAAGTAGTCACCAATGAAGAATGGGTGCCTTTTGCACAGCGCTATACCTCCGTAAATGATTGGTTCAAAAACTATAGTTTTCCTGCACCTTCGAAAGAAAGAGAATCCAAAGTTAGCAAAGACTATAAGGGCCTTTTCAATGATCGTAGATTTGAGAATACCATAACCAAACTAGAACTGCTGTATATCGCTGCCAAAAGTCGAACAAATGGCCTAATCAACAGTACCAATTCGATCATTGAAATAATTGATGAGGATCTCGAAAACAGATAA
- a CDS encoding DUF6090 family protein, with the protein MKSTKYLKYAVGEIFLVVIGILIALSINNWNTKNQFSKWEKQYLIDLENELSANLEQLQEVDSIQSLVGESLERTIAVLENDPENINELNLNYQIVQSQNPTFFPTSGVYETSLASGKIEEIKNNKLKYEIMNLYNRYFERTMYNGEVLDGVVEKIDWDILIYWDSRTQKFKPLKKAYGSELIKLMNYHLEQNQVYTQIVKTNITKLIELKSSVDQELNNT; encoded by the coding sequence ATGAAATCAACCAAGTATTTGAAATATGCAGTGGGTGAAATTTTCCTTGTAGTCATAGGTATCCTGATCGCTTTGAGTATCAACAATTGGAACACCAAAAATCAATTCTCCAAGTGGGAAAAACAGTACCTGATTGACCTAGAGAATGAGTTAAGTGCAAACCTTGAGCAACTTCAGGAAGTAGATTCAATCCAGAGTTTAGTGGGTGAATCTCTTGAAAGGACCATCGCAGTATTAGAAAATGATCCTGAGAATATCAATGAGCTAAACCTTAACTACCAAATAGTTCAATCTCAAAACCCTACTTTCTTCCCCACATCAGGAGTATATGAGACGTCTCTAGCCTCTGGGAAAATAGAAGAGATTAAGAACAACAAGCTCAAATACGAGATTATGAATTTGTACAACCGCTATTTTGAACGTACTATGTACAATGGTGAGGTGCTGGATGGTGTAGTAGAAAAAATTGACTGGGACATTCTGATCTATTGGGACTCTAGAACCCAAAAGTTTAAACCCCTAAAAAAAGCCTATGGAAGTGAATTGATCAAGCTCATGAACTATCACTTGGAACAAAATCAAGTTTATACACAAATAGTCAAAACCAACATTACCAAGTTGATTGAACTCAAATCTTCGGTTGATCAAGAATTAAACAACACTTGA
- a CDS encoding DUF6624 domain-containing protein gives MRQLLKLLLLLLSTPLLGQEVYNEALAKELEAMLEKDSKHRHEVIALIDELGNDDPKVKAKWDEIMEIDSLHTKRVNDILDEHGWLGVDVVGSKGNVALFLVIQHAKLDVQIRRLPMIRRAVKDGKARSENLALLEDRVATKTGKKQIYGSQLRNDKETGELYVLPMIEPEKVNERRASVGLGTIEEYIAYWNLKWDVEAHKKRVAAWEASKKN, from the coding sequence ATGAGACAGCTATTAAAATTGTTATTACTACTTCTATCCACGCCCTTGTTAGGGCAGGAGGTGTACAATGAAGCCCTAGCCAAGGAGTTGGAGGCCATGCTCGAAAAAGATTCTAAGCATAGGCATGAAGTCATTGCCTTGATTGACGAACTAGGAAATGATGATCCAAAAGTCAAGGCCAAATGGGATGAAATTATGGAAATTGACTCTCTACATACCAAACGAGTAAACGATATACTGGATGAGCATGGTTGGCTGGGAGTGGACGTAGTTGGCTCAAAAGGCAATGTGGCACTTTTTCTGGTTATTCAACATGCAAAACTCGATGTCCAGATCAGGCGGTTGCCAATGATCAGACGGGCAGTGAAGGATGGAAAGGCACGCTCAGAGAATCTTGCCCTGCTGGAAGACCGGGTGGCTACTAAAACAGGAAAGAAACAGATCTATGGGAGCCAACTAAGGAATGACAAGGAAACGGGGGAGTTGTATGTGCTACCTATGATTGAGCCCGAAAAAGTCAATGAAAGAAGGGCCTCGGTAGGCCTGGGAACCATTGAAGAATACATCGCATACTGGAACCTAAAATGGGATGTGGAAGCTCACAAGAAACGCGTAGCCGCCTGGGAAGCTTCGAAAAAGAATTAA
- a CDS encoding LytR/AlgR family response regulator transcription factor, which translates to MNSRHKKIYQHLGFWLVFWFVQSLLFSGGRHLDFYLVKNLVIVGLQIIIVYVNWHLLFRLIATKRYLLFSLISISLVYLIYSVAYTLIDATLSMAFPNIKALTPYKFRWVTSFWTILSGSAPYSIALLGSTVFGLIRENNNLINQTPASETFEKPEEEVENTLMLKEGKVIHRLAIEDILFVQGMKEYVSWHTKDKRLVTLHSLSSLEDQLGDKGFLRTHKSFIVNTKCVNAIRYDSLEIPGTKIPIGRSYRSRVQDCFQSEI; encoded by the coding sequence ATGAACTCTAGACATAAAAAGATATATCAACACCTCGGCTTTTGGCTAGTCTTTTGGTTTGTTCAATCATTACTTTTCAGTGGGGGGAGACATTTGGATTTTTACCTAGTAAAAAACCTAGTCATTGTTGGACTACAGATCATCATCGTATATGTGAACTGGCATCTCTTATTTCGATTGATCGCCACTAAGCGTTACCTACTCTTCTCGCTTATCTCCATAAGCTTAGTATACCTCATCTACTCCGTTGCCTATACTCTAATTGATGCAACACTTTCAATGGCCTTTCCAAACATTAAAGCCCTCACACCTTATAAATTCAGGTGGGTCACTTCCTTCTGGACGATTCTTTCAGGATCGGCCCCATACTCCATTGCACTCTTAGGCAGTACCGTATTTGGCCTTATTAGAGAAAACAATAACCTAATCAATCAAACACCTGCAAGTGAAACGTTCGAAAAGCCTGAGGAGGAAGTTGAAAACACCTTAATGCTTAAAGAGGGAAAAGTGATTCATAGACTGGCCATAGAAGATATTCTCTTTGTCCAAGGGATGAAAGAGTATGTAAGTTGGCATACCAAAGACAAAAGATTGGTGACACTCCATTCGCTTAGCAGTTTGGAAGATCAGTTAGGAGATAAAGGTTTTTTGCGCACCCATAAGTCCTTTATTGTGAATACAAAGTGTGTCAATGCCATTCGCTATGACTCACTCGAAATCCCTGGTACCAAAATACCCATAGGCCGAAGTTACCGCAGCCGTGTCCAAGATTGCTTTCAATCCGAAATTTAG
- a CDS encoding helix-turn-helix domain-containing protein, whose protein sequence is MSKEGHIPLLKTISDFYQTLRIGTPQGDDFSIMRIEDQPDTKLVEMPLFRCNFYRLVFLTSPGVIWNLPDQQFSNSIDSIYFSHPGKLESWVIDRKISGYLVCFTDDFAGINALHSTFQEAYPYFHLDSQSILRMEESTAAAIKQTLEKMLMEMNSNQPDKKEMLRNLLQQYLIQVRRVYTDQFGTEAGQQSNPLSIYNKFKKEVATYFQLLADSKTHQQASVALIAARVNLNPSYLNTVIKNLTGKTASDYIHHQTLLEIKSYLMHTDLQMAEISHRLGFTNISYFNRFFKRLTQSTPLKFRRANRLLQ, encoded by the coding sequence ATGTCGAAAGAAGGACATATTCCTCTATTAAAGACCATCTCTGATTTTTACCAGACCTTAAGGATTGGTACTCCCCAAGGAGATGACTTTTCTATAATGCGCATAGAGGACCAGCCAGATACGAAGTTGGTAGAAATGCCCTTGTTCCGCTGTAACTTCTATAGGCTAGTCTTCTTAACAAGCCCCGGAGTGATTTGGAACCTGCCAGACCAGCAGTTTTCGAATTCAATAGATAGCATCTACTTCTCGCATCCTGGAAAGTTGGAAAGTTGGGTCATTGACAGAAAGATATCCGGGTATCTAGTTTGCTTCACAGATGACTTTGCTGGCATCAATGCGCTTCACTCTACCTTTCAAGAGGCATATCCCTACTTCCACCTAGACTCACAGTCTATATTAAGGATGGAAGAAAGCACTGCCGCAGCCATAAAGCAGACGCTTGAAAAAATGCTGATGGAAATGAACTCAAATCAGCCCGATAAAAAGGAAATGCTCAGAAATCTGCTTCAACAATACTTAATTCAGGTCAGGCGAGTATATACTGATCAATTTGGTACTGAGGCCGGGCAGCAAAGTAATCCACTATCGATCTATAACAAGTTCAAAAAAGAAGTTGCCACGTATTTTCAATTACTAGCAGATTCCAAGACACACCAACAAGCCTCGGTAGCACTAATAGCAGCAAGAGTCAACTTAAACCCAAGTTATCTAAATACTGTAATAAAGAACCTGACAGGCAAGACTGCGTCTGATTACATCCATCACCAGACCCTATTGGAAATAAAAAGCTACCTGATGCACACCGATCTTCAGATGGCAGAAATCTCTCACAGATTAGGTTTTACTAACATATCTTACTTCAACAGGTTTTTTAAGCGACTTACACAGTCCACCCCCCTTAAGTTTAGGAGAGCCAATCGGCTTTTACAGTAA
- a CDS encoding aldo/keto reductase: protein METLTQNIQETTLSNGVSIPMVGLGVLKAKDGLEVESAVRTALQNGYRLIDTAAAYQNEAGVGNAIKASGIPRDEIFLTTKVWNSDQGYENTLAAFEHSLELLQTDYIDLYLIHWPVAGKYKDTWRALETLYKQGKVRAIGVSNFQVHHLEDLMSVAEITPMINQVETHPHLQQGELQAFAKAHEIKLEAWRPIMMGEVMLLPELREIAKGYQKSPAQITLRWLTQRGIIVIPKSVKEKRIVENADIFDFDLSENEMNLIASLDRGRRLGPDPDNFNF, encoded by the coding sequence ATGGAAACATTAACACAGAACATTCAAGAAACAACATTAAGTAATGGAGTCTCTATCCCAATGGTCGGGCTTGGAGTACTCAAGGCAAAAGATGGTTTAGAAGTAGAGTCCGCAGTAAGAACAGCATTACAAAATGGCTACAGGCTTATAGACACAGCAGCTGCTTATCAGAATGAAGCGGGAGTTGGAAATGCCATTAAAGCCAGCGGAATACCTAGGGATGAAATTTTCCTAACCACTAAAGTATGGAATAGTGACCAGGGTTATGAAAATACGCTAGCTGCTTTTGAGCATAGTCTGGAATTGCTTCAAACAGATTACATAGACCTCTACCTTATTCATTGGCCTGTCGCTGGAAAGTATAAAGATACATGGCGTGCACTAGAGACGCTTTACAAACAAGGCAAAGTCAGGGCCATTGGAGTCAGTAACTTTCAGGTACATCATTTAGAAGACTTGATGTCAGTAGCTGAGATCACCCCTATGATTAACCAGGTAGAAACCCATCCGCACCTACAACAGGGAGAGTTACAAGCCTTTGCCAAGGCCCACGAAATAAAGCTCGAGGCGTGGAGACCGATCATGATGGGTGAAGTAATGTTACTTCCCGAATTGAGGGAAATCGCGAAAGGTTATCAAAAATCACCCGCTCAGATCACTCTCAGGTGGCTGACTCAAAGAGGAATCATTGTTATTCCAAAATCAGTGAAGGAAAAGAGAATTGTAGAGAATGCCGATATATTCGATTTCGACTTATCGGAAAATGAAATGAACCTCATCGCTTCGCTTGATAGAGGAAGAAGGCTTGGACCAGACCCCGATAACTTCAACTTTTAA
- a CDS encoding fasciclin domain-containing protein codes for MKLDQPIRHVCLLLIISASILLQSCGETEETSPEDDPQENIGTLIMQSAAFSEFAALITIADREIPQGETGVLQMLNESDNLEVTVFAPSNEVFELLAVEWSSPNFQATVADVIDEFTHSGQPAKTRDFLLGHIFKSDERYERSSFQTDLSLESEKGIWWRMIAAENATSGFGFVLENSSANANPYFIYETDVLTGNNGIVHAALVN; via the coding sequence ATGAAACTTGACCAACCCATCAGGCATGTATGCCTATTGCTCATTATTTCAGCCAGTATACTACTCCAGAGCTGTGGTGAAACCGAAGAGACTTCGCCTGAAGATGATCCTCAGGAAAATATTGGAACCCTCATTATGCAATCCGCTGCCTTTAGCGAATTTGCAGCCCTTATCACAATTGCCGACAGGGAAATCCCACAAGGAGAAACGGGTGTACTACAGATGCTCAATGAATCTGATAACTTGGAAGTCACTGTCTTCGCTCCCTCCAACGAAGTATTCGAGTTACTCGCAGTAGAATGGAGTTCACCTAACTTTCAAGCCACTGTTGCTGATGTAATTGATGAATTCACCCATAGTGGACAACCAGCCAAAACGAGAGACTTCTTACTGGGGCACATTTTTAAAAGTGACGAGCGTTATGAGCGTTCTAGCTTCCAAACAGACTTATCATTAGAAAGCGAAAAAGGAATTTGGTGGCGCATGATCGCAGCAGAGAATGCGACTTCTGGCTTTGGCTTTGTATTAGAGAATAGCTCGGCCAATGCCAACCCCTATTTCATTTACGAAACGGATGTCTTAACAGGAAACAATGGTATTGTACATGCTGCTTTAGTCAACTAA
- a CDS encoding S1 family peptidase: MKTLSTILISIMCLITPKDIVMRHDVDEAKYLALADQYAGSVVRLNAGCGTFIRANWILTAAHVAVVPQIGDDVTVDGVKYSIKQKIVHPDFDMNRGIANDIALLELENPVPGVELAKIYESDDEVGKRIIFAGTGWAGTGDKGMADGAINKDRKMRAAENMVNGVRQDGFIRFTFDGPDSKDALPLEGISGPGDSGGPALWFDGDQAYILGVSSHQDGKGMGKPEGRYGVDEFYTRVSTFADWIKETIK, from the coding sequence ATGAAGACATTATCTACGATTCTTATAAGTATAATGTGTCTGATCACACCAAAGGATATTGTGATGCGGCATGATGTTGATGAAGCCAAGTATTTAGCACTTGCCGACCAATACGCAGGTTCAGTAGTGAGGTTAAATGCAGGATGTGGCACCTTTATAAGGGCTAATTGGATCCTGACTGCGGCTCATGTGGCTGTGGTTCCCCAAATTGGAGATGATGTCACTGTTGATGGAGTGAAGTACAGTATTAAGCAAAAAATCGTTCATCCAGATTTCGATATGAACAGGGGTATTGCCAATGATATCGCACTACTTGAATTGGAAAACCCTGTGCCTGGCGTTGAGCTGGCCAAGATATATGAATCAGATGATGAGGTAGGCAAACGTATCATTTTTGCTGGCACCGGTTGGGCAGGAACAGGTGATAAAGGCATGGCGGATGGTGCCATCAATAAGGATAGAAAAATGAGAGCCGCAGAGAATATGGTTAATGGTGTGAGGCAAGACGGTTTCATACGGTTCACATTTGATGGGCCTGATTCCAAAGATGCTTTGCCCCTAGAAGGCATAAGTGGACCAGGGGATAGCGGAGGACCAGCCTTATGGTTCGATGGCGATCAAGCCTATATTCTAGGCGTAAGTTCTCATCAGGATGGTAAGGGAATGGGAAAACCTGAAGGAAGATATGGTGTGGATGAGTTTTATACTCGGGTTTCGACTTTTGCCGATTGGATCAAAGAGACCATAAAATAG
- a CDS encoding ceramidase domain-containing protein yields the protein MFLGPEQITDGGPWYAETQITDNLIVEPWNAVSSLAIAAPAIYFLWKIRKNPKQYGFLLAAIPFLFLNGIGSTLFHGLRTSRVFLLMDFMPALILTLMITVYFWSRVLPKWWMSFAVITPIFLMRFGVIDLIPGQGGINTSYMISGAAFLVPVFLILRKYQFKKTVNIVIGAICFVLAIYFRQVDKEFTDIVPFGTHFLWHIFSGIGAYLLADYLYFIRNKELEAKGNLAIS from the coding sequence ATGTTTTTAGGACCAGAACAAATTACAGATGGCGGCCCCTGGTATGCCGAAACTCAAATCACGGACAACTTAATTGTTGAGCCGTGGAATGCGGTTTCCTCATTGGCCATTGCTGCTCCTGCTATTTACTTTCTCTGGAAAATCCGAAAGAATCCTAAGCAATATGGCTTTCTCCTTGCAGCAATCCCCTTTCTATTTTTAAATGGAATTGGTAGTACCCTATTCCACGGCCTTAGAACTTCAAGGGTATTTCTGCTCATGGACTTTATGCCTGCACTCATACTGACATTGATGATTACCGTTTATTTCTGGTCCCGCGTGCTGCCCAAATGGTGGATGAGCTTTGCCGTAATTACACCGATATTCTTAATGCGTTTTGGTGTCATTGATCTTATTCCAGGTCAGGGCGGCATCAACACCTCTTATATGATTAGTGGAGCAGCCTTTTTGGTCCCAGTCTTCCTAATACTTAGAAAATATCAGTTTAAGAAAACTGTCAATATTGTTATTGGAGCCATTTGCTTTGTGCTCGCCATATATTTCAGGCAAGTGGACAAAGAGTTTACTGACATTGTCCCGTTTGGCACCCACTTCTTATGGCATATCTTCTCGGGTATTGGTGCCTACTTACTGGCAGACTATCTCTATTTCATTAGAAACAAAGAGCTTGAAGCCAAGGGCAATCTTGCGATATCCTAA